From a region of the Erinaceus europaeus chromosome 14, mEriEur2.1, whole genome shotgun sequence genome:
- the LRRC34 gene encoding leucine-rich repeat-containing protein 34 isoform X4, with product MGRPAPPPPRGAKKPPPPPEQPQDPYEFRTGEPRLLQAPGGTAPPAGRVVPIAMVTPLSGSRATSMQSREEQTTTLAPTSTQGSEGVLEPVGILQEQYQSLCLKKSKRVNSYILHILQEADEKIQNGEDRVTLNIPGNNRLIPVEKVTGEDFWLLCRVLRKNLNFQGLDMRYNSISDVGAYYASKLLQKKLNLTYLNLMFNEIGREGGELIAKALYKNKTLKYLRMTGNKIENEGGMFFAAMLQINSSLEKLDLGDCDLGMQSVIAFATVLTQNQTVMGININRPVLYGEQEESTVHLSNMLKENYHLAELHVCKHGITNYGMKYLCDALFLNSSLRYLDVSWLSVVSNNIRGKGLVDLSQAMQENLVLSNIYIWGNKFDEATCVAYSDLIQTGRLQPDNTDVKPFVVDGRLYLAEISNGLKKHYYWTPTYGEISNDLANAGFALVPVGQQP from the exons ATGGGGCGGCCTGCTCCCCCACCACCACGGGGGGCTaagaagcccccacccccacccgagcAGCCGCAGGACCCCTACGAGTTTAGGACTGGAGAGCCTCGCCTGCTGCAAGCGCCCGGCGGGACAGCGCCCCCTGCCGGCCGCGTGGTCCCGATCGCCATGGTAACGCCTCTGTCTGGCAGCAGGGCAACTAGCATGCAGAGCCGGGAGGAGCAGACCACCACGCTGGCGCCTACGTCCACCCAGGGCTCAGAGGGCG TTCTGGAGCCTGTCGGAATCCTCCAGGAACAGTATCAAAGCCTGTGTCTGAAAAAGTCCAAGAGAGTTAATTCTTATATACTCCACATACTTCAAGAAGCAGATGAAAAAATCCAGAATGG AGAGGACAGAGTCACCCTGAACATCCCTGGGAACAACCGCCTGATCCCGGTGGAGAAAGTGACGGGGGAAGACTTCTGGCTTCTCTGCAGAGTTCTGAGGAAGAACCTCAACTTTCAGG GTCTGGACATGCGCTACAACAGCATCAGTGACGTGGGCGCCTACTATGCTTCCAAACTCCTGCAG aAAAAACTCAATCTCACTTACTTAAATCTCATGTTTAATGAGATTGGCCGAGAAGGTGGAGAACTGATTGCCAAGGCGTTATAC AAGAATAAGACTCTAAAGTATCTCAGAATGACTGGAAACAAGATTGAAAATGAAGGAGGGATGTTTTTTGCTGCAATGCTACAAATCAACTCCTCCTTAGAGAAGTTGGATCTGGGTGACTGTGATCTG gGAATGCAGAGTGTGATAGCATTTGCTACCGTCCTCACTCAGAATCAAACAGTTATGGGGATCAACATAAACCGACCCGTTCTCTATGGCGAACAG GAAGAGTCCACAGTTCACCTCAGCAACATGCTGAAGGAAAACTACCACCTTGCTGAACTCCACGTGTGTAAGCATGGGATTACAAACTATGGCATGAAATACTTGTGTGATGCCTTGTTCCTGAACAGTAGCCTTCGCTATCTTGACGTCAGCTG GTTATCAGTTGTCAGCAACAATATCAGGGGAAAAGGACTAGTGGACCTTTCCCAAGCAATGCAGGAAAACCTCGTCCTCTCTAACATCTATATTTGGGGAAACAAATTTGATGAAGCTACCTGTGTG GCATATTCAGACTTAATTCAAACGGGACGACTACAGCCTGACAACACAGATGTGAAGCCATTTGTGGTGGATGGACGCCTGTACCTTGCAGAAATCTCGAACGGCCTGAAGAAGCACTACTACTGGACACCAACTTATGGAGAAATTTCCAATGACTTAGCTAATGCAGGGTTTGCCCTTGTTCCGGTTGGTCAGCagccatga
- the LRRC34 gene encoding leucine-rich repeat-containing protein 34 isoform X2 — protein sequence MGRPAPPPPRGAKKPPPPPEQPQDPYEFRTGEPRLLQAPGGTAPPAGRVVPIAMVTPLSGSRATSMQSREEQTTTLAPTSTQGSEGVLEPVGILQEQYQSLCLKKSKRVNSYILHILQEADEKIQNGEDRVTLNIPGNNRLIPVEKVTGEDFWLLCRVLRKNLNFQGLDMRYNSISDVGAYYASKLLQKNKTLKYLRMTGNKIENEGGMFFAAMLQINSSLEKLDLGDCDLGMQSVIAFATVLTQNQTVMGININRPVLYGEQEESTVHLSNMLKENYHLAELHVCKHGITNYGMKYLCDALFLNSSLRYLDVSCNRITQDAMVFLADVLKTNTTLEVIDLSFNRIENAGANYLSKTLASHNRSLKALSVVSNNIRGKGLVDLSQAMQENLVLSNIYIWGNKFDEATCVAYSDLIQTGRLQPDNTDVKPFVVDGRLYLAEISNGLKKHYYWTPTYGEISNDLANAGFALVPVGQQP from the exons ATGGGGCGGCCTGCTCCCCCACCACCACGGGGGGCTaagaagcccccacccccacccgagcAGCCGCAGGACCCCTACGAGTTTAGGACTGGAGAGCCTCGCCTGCTGCAAGCGCCCGGCGGGACAGCGCCCCCTGCCGGCCGCGTGGTCCCGATCGCCATGGTAACGCCTCTGTCTGGCAGCAGGGCAACTAGCATGCAGAGCCGGGAGGAGCAGACCACCACGCTGGCGCCTACGTCCACCCAGGGCTCAGAGGGCG TTCTGGAGCCTGTCGGAATCCTCCAGGAACAGTATCAAAGCCTGTGTCTGAAAAAGTCCAAGAGAGTTAATTCTTATATACTCCACATACTTCAAGAAGCAGATGAAAAAATCCAGAATGG AGAGGACAGAGTCACCCTGAACATCCCTGGGAACAACCGCCTGATCCCGGTGGAGAAAGTGACGGGGGAAGACTTCTGGCTTCTCTGCAGAGTTCTGAGGAAGAACCTCAACTTTCAGG GTCTGGACATGCGCTACAACAGCATCAGTGACGTGGGCGCCTACTATGCTTCCAAACTCCTGCAG AAGAATAAGACTCTAAAGTATCTCAGAATGACTGGAAACAAGATTGAAAATGAAGGAGGGATGTTTTTTGCTGCAATGCTACAAATCAACTCCTCCTTAGAGAAGTTGGATCTGGGTGACTGTGATCTG gGAATGCAGAGTGTGATAGCATTTGCTACCGTCCTCACTCAGAATCAAACAGTTATGGGGATCAACATAAACCGACCCGTTCTCTATGGCGAACAG GAAGAGTCCACAGTTCACCTCAGCAACATGCTGAAGGAAAACTACCACCTTGCTGAACTCCACGTGTGTAAGCATGGGATTACAAACTATGGCATGAAATACTTGTGTGATGCCTTGTTCCTGAACAGTAGCCTTCGCTATCTTGACGTCAGCTG cAATAGAATAACTCAAGATGCAATGGTGTTCTTGGCTGATGTGCTAAAGACCAATACTACCCTGGAAGTCATAGATCTTTCTTTTAACAGAATAGAAAATGCAGGAGCAAACTATCTCAGTAAAACTCTTGCCTCCCATAACAGGAGTCTCAAGGC GTTATCAGTTGTCAGCAACAATATCAGGGGAAAAGGACTAGTGGACCTTTCCCAAGCAATGCAGGAAAACCTCGTCCTCTCTAACATCTATATTTGGGGAAACAAATTTGATGAAGCTACCTGTGTG GCATATTCAGACTTAATTCAAACGGGACGACTACAGCCTGACAACACAGATGTGAAGCCATTTGTGGTGGATGGACGCCTGTACCTTGCAGAAATCTCGAACGGCCTGAAGAAGCACTACTACTGGACACCAACTTATGGAGAAATTTCCAATGACTTAGCTAATGCAGGGTTTGCCCTTGTTCCGGTTGGTCAGCagccatga
- the LRRC34 gene encoding leucine-rich repeat-containing protein 34 isoform X1, with protein sequence MGRPAPPPPRGAKKPPPPPEQPQDPYEFRTGEPRLLQAPGGTAPPAGRVVPIAMVTPLSGSRATSMQSREEQTTTLAPTSTQGSEGVLEPVGILQEQYQSLCLKKSKRVNSYILHILQEADEKIQNGEDRVTLNIPGNNRLIPVEKVTGEDFWLLCRVLRKNLNFQGLDMRYNSISDVGAYYASKLLQKKLNLTYLNLMFNEIGREGGELIAKALYKNKTLKYLRMTGNKIENEGGMFFAAMLQINSSLEKLDLGDCDLGMQSVIAFATVLTQNQTVMGININRPVLYGEQEESTVHLSNMLKENYHLAELHVCKHGITNYGMKYLCDALFLNSSLRYLDVSCNRITQDAMVFLADVLKTNTTLEVIDLSFNRIENAGANYLSKTLASHNRSLKALSVVSNNIRGKGLVDLSQAMQENLVLSNIYIWGNKFDEATCVAYSDLIQTGRLQPDNTDVKPFVVDGRLYLAEISNGLKKHYYWTPTYGEISNDLANAGFALVPVGQQP encoded by the exons ATGGGGCGGCCTGCTCCCCCACCACCACGGGGGGCTaagaagcccccacccccacccgagcAGCCGCAGGACCCCTACGAGTTTAGGACTGGAGAGCCTCGCCTGCTGCAAGCGCCCGGCGGGACAGCGCCCCCTGCCGGCCGCGTGGTCCCGATCGCCATGGTAACGCCTCTGTCTGGCAGCAGGGCAACTAGCATGCAGAGCCGGGAGGAGCAGACCACCACGCTGGCGCCTACGTCCACCCAGGGCTCAGAGGGCG TTCTGGAGCCTGTCGGAATCCTCCAGGAACAGTATCAAAGCCTGTGTCTGAAAAAGTCCAAGAGAGTTAATTCTTATATACTCCACATACTTCAAGAAGCAGATGAAAAAATCCAGAATGG AGAGGACAGAGTCACCCTGAACATCCCTGGGAACAACCGCCTGATCCCGGTGGAGAAAGTGACGGGGGAAGACTTCTGGCTTCTCTGCAGAGTTCTGAGGAAGAACCTCAACTTTCAGG GTCTGGACATGCGCTACAACAGCATCAGTGACGTGGGCGCCTACTATGCTTCCAAACTCCTGCAG aAAAAACTCAATCTCACTTACTTAAATCTCATGTTTAATGAGATTGGCCGAGAAGGTGGAGAACTGATTGCCAAGGCGTTATAC AAGAATAAGACTCTAAAGTATCTCAGAATGACTGGAAACAAGATTGAAAATGAAGGAGGGATGTTTTTTGCTGCAATGCTACAAATCAACTCCTCCTTAGAGAAGTTGGATCTGGGTGACTGTGATCTG gGAATGCAGAGTGTGATAGCATTTGCTACCGTCCTCACTCAGAATCAAACAGTTATGGGGATCAACATAAACCGACCCGTTCTCTATGGCGAACAG GAAGAGTCCACAGTTCACCTCAGCAACATGCTGAAGGAAAACTACCACCTTGCTGAACTCCACGTGTGTAAGCATGGGATTACAAACTATGGCATGAAATACTTGTGTGATGCCTTGTTCCTGAACAGTAGCCTTCGCTATCTTGACGTCAGCTG cAATAGAATAACTCAAGATGCAATGGTGTTCTTGGCTGATGTGCTAAAGACCAATACTACCCTGGAAGTCATAGATCTTTCTTTTAACAGAATAGAAAATGCAGGAGCAAACTATCTCAGTAAAACTCTTGCCTCCCATAACAGGAGTCTCAAGGC GTTATCAGTTGTCAGCAACAATATCAGGGGAAAAGGACTAGTGGACCTTTCCCAAGCAATGCAGGAAAACCTCGTCCTCTCTAACATCTATATTTGGGGAAACAAATTTGATGAAGCTACCTGTGTG GCATATTCAGACTTAATTCAAACGGGACGACTACAGCCTGACAACACAGATGTGAAGCCATTTGTGGTGGATGGACGCCTGTACCTTGCAGAAATCTCGAACGGCCTGAAGAAGCACTACTACTGGACACCAACTTATGGAGAAATTTCCAATGACTTAGCTAATGCAGGGTTTGCCCTTGTTCCGGTTGGTCAGCagccatga
- the LRRC34 gene encoding leucine-rich repeat-containing protein 34 isoform X3, protein MGRPAPPPPRGAKKPPPPPEQPQDPYEFRTGEPRLLQAPGGTAPPAGRVVPIAMVTPLSGSRATSMQSREEQTTTLAPTSTQGSEGVLEPVGILQEQYQSLCLKKSKRVNSYILHILQEADEKIQNGEDRVTLNIPGNNRLIPVEKVTGEDFWLLCRVLRKNLNFQGLDMRYNSISDVGAYYASKLLQKKLNLTYLNLMFNEIGREGGELIAKALYKNKTLKYLRMTGNKIENEGGMFFAAMLQINSSLEKLDLGDCDLEESTVHLSNMLKENYHLAELHVCKHGITNYGMKYLCDALFLNSSLRYLDVSCNRITQDAMVFLADVLKTNTTLEVIDLSFNRIENAGANYLSKTLASHNRSLKALSVVSNNIRGKGLVDLSQAMQENLVLSNIYIWGNKFDEATCVAYSDLIQTGRLQPDNTDVKPFVVDGRLYLAEISNGLKKHYYWTPTYGEISNDLANAGFALVPVGQQP, encoded by the exons ATGGGGCGGCCTGCTCCCCCACCACCACGGGGGGCTaagaagcccccacccccacccgagcAGCCGCAGGACCCCTACGAGTTTAGGACTGGAGAGCCTCGCCTGCTGCAAGCGCCCGGCGGGACAGCGCCCCCTGCCGGCCGCGTGGTCCCGATCGCCATGGTAACGCCTCTGTCTGGCAGCAGGGCAACTAGCATGCAGAGCCGGGAGGAGCAGACCACCACGCTGGCGCCTACGTCCACCCAGGGCTCAGAGGGCG TTCTGGAGCCTGTCGGAATCCTCCAGGAACAGTATCAAAGCCTGTGTCTGAAAAAGTCCAAGAGAGTTAATTCTTATATACTCCACATACTTCAAGAAGCAGATGAAAAAATCCAGAATGG AGAGGACAGAGTCACCCTGAACATCCCTGGGAACAACCGCCTGATCCCGGTGGAGAAAGTGACGGGGGAAGACTTCTGGCTTCTCTGCAGAGTTCTGAGGAAGAACCTCAACTTTCAGG GTCTGGACATGCGCTACAACAGCATCAGTGACGTGGGCGCCTACTATGCTTCCAAACTCCTGCAG aAAAAACTCAATCTCACTTACTTAAATCTCATGTTTAATGAGATTGGCCGAGAAGGTGGAGAACTGATTGCCAAGGCGTTATAC AAGAATAAGACTCTAAAGTATCTCAGAATGACTGGAAACAAGATTGAAAATGAAGGAGGGATGTTTTTTGCTGCAATGCTACAAATCAACTCCTCCTTAGAGAAGTTGGATCTGGGTGACTGTGATCTG GAAGAGTCCACAGTTCACCTCAGCAACATGCTGAAGGAAAACTACCACCTTGCTGAACTCCACGTGTGTAAGCATGGGATTACAAACTATGGCATGAAATACTTGTGTGATGCCTTGTTCCTGAACAGTAGCCTTCGCTATCTTGACGTCAGCTG cAATAGAATAACTCAAGATGCAATGGTGTTCTTGGCTGATGTGCTAAAGACCAATACTACCCTGGAAGTCATAGATCTTTCTTTTAACAGAATAGAAAATGCAGGAGCAAACTATCTCAGTAAAACTCTTGCCTCCCATAACAGGAGTCTCAAGGC GTTATCAGTTGTCAGCAACAATATCAGGGGAAAAGGACTAGTGGACCTTTCCCAAGCAATGCAGGAAAACCTCGTCCTCTCTAACATCTATATTTGGGGAAACAAATTTGATGAAGCTACCTGTGTG GCATATTCAGACTTAATTCAAACGGGACGACTACAGCCTGACAACACAGATGTGAAGCCATTTGTGGTGGATGGACGCCTGTACCTTGCAGAAATCTCGAACGGCCTGAAGAAGCACTACTACTGGACACCAACTTATGGAGAAATTTCCAATGACTTAGCTAATGCAGGGTTTGCCCTTGTTCCGGTTGGTCAGCagccatga